In Microvenator marinus, one genomic interval encodes:
- a CDS encoding thiamine pyrophosphate-binding protein codes for MSERHGGDIIGARLAARGIKALYTLCGGHISPILVGAEKHGVRIVDVRDEKHAVFAADATARMTGLPGVAAVTAGPGLTNTVTAVKNAEMAQVPLLILGGATATVLRGRGSLQDIDQIALMTPVTKWSTRVTTVKALGPTIDKALEVAMEGVPGPVFVEVPVDLLYPKEVVRSWYLKEAGLDNPKTLPEKGLELAVKGYLGRQFHQPHVEVDLDLPRPDMSMFGDSFEAQVAKVSKALSGAKKPVLVVGSQALVNMLPGQADDLAKAIESLGIPTFLGGTARGLLGRFSPVQFRHKRSAALKKADVVIVAGFPFDFRLGYGRSINKKCTLVSANLSAEDLKKNRRPDIAVQHHPGEFLNALARTAKPGQWDSWFDEIRKREDERDAQIVEQGAEPTNDGLINPLDFFLKMEEQMADDAVLVVDGGDWVATAAYILRPRAPLSWLDPGVFGTLGVGGGFAVGAGVAKPGKECWIIWGDGSSAYSLSEFDTFARHGLAPIAVVGNDASWAQIARDQVEILGTPLGTVLERTEYHKVAEGYGGVGLLLTKPQDIDKTIAKAKKLAAQGKPVLINVHIGGSDFRKGSISI; via the coding sequence ATGAGTGAGCGACACGGCGGAGACATCATCGGGGCGCGGCTAGCAGCCCGCGGCATCAAGGCACTCTACACCCTTTGCGGCGGACATATCTCGCCCATTTTGGTCGGAGCCGAGAAACATGGCGTCCGGATCGTGGATGTGCGCGACGAAAAACACGCCGTCTTCGCTGCCGATGCTACTGCGCGCATGACCGGCTTGCCTGGCGTGGCCGCAGTGACCGCGGGCCCGGGGCTCACGAACACCGTGACTGCCGTCAAAAATGCCGAGATGGCGCAGGTCCCACTCCTCATCCTCGGCGGGGCCACCGCCACCGTGCTCCGTGGTCGCGGCTCCCTCCAAGATATCGATCAGATTGCGCTCATGACGCCTGTGACCAAATGGTCAACGCGCGTCACCACGGTCAAGGCACTCGGACCAACCATCGACAAAGCGCTCGAAGTCGCCATGGAAGGTGTTCCTGGGCCCGTCTTTGTAGAAGTCCCCGTGGACCTTCTCTACCCAAAAGAGGTGGTGCGTTCCTGGTATCTCAAGGAAGCCGGCCTCGACAACCCCAAGACCTTGCCAGAAAAGGGCCTCGAGCTCGCCGTCAAAGGCTATCTCGGCCGCCAGTTCCACCAGCCGCACGTCGAGGTCGACCTCGACCTTCCGCGCCCCGACATGAGCATGTTCGGCGATTCTTTTGAGGCACAGGTTGCAAAGGTCTCAAAGGCGCTGAGCGGCGCGAAGAAGCCCGTACTGGTGGTCGGAAGCCAAGCGCTCGTGAATATGCTTCCCGGACAAGCTGACGATTTGGCCAAAGCTATTGAGAGTCTGGGCATTCCAACGTTCCTCGGTGGCACCGCAAGGGGACTCCTCGGAAGATTTTCGCCGGTTCAATTCCGCCACAAGCGAAGCGCCGCGTTGAAGAAAGCTGACGTGGTCATCGTGGCTGGATTCCCCTTTGATTTCCGACTCGGGTACGGGCGAAGCATCAATAAGAAATGCACACTCGTCTCGGCAAACCTGAGCGCCGAGGATTTGAAGAAGAATCGACGGCCCGATATTGCGGTGCAACATCATCCCGGAGAGTTCCTCAACGCTCTTGCGCGCACCGCGAAGCCCGGTCAGTGGGATAGCTGGTTCGACGAGATTCGAAAGCGCGAGGACGAGCGCGACGCGCAGATTGTAGAGCAGGGCGCAGAGCCCACAAATGATGGACTCATCAACCCACTCGACTTCTTCCTCAAGATGGAAGAACAAATGGCCGATGATGCCGTGCTAGTGGTGGACGGTGGGGACTGGGTCGCGACTGCCGCGTATATCTTGAGGCCGCGCGCACCACTCTCATGGCTAGATCCAGGTGTTTTTGGCACGCTCGGTGTGGGTGGTGGATTTGCGGTTGGGGCAGGTGTAGCCAAGCCAGGAAAGGAATGCTGGATCATCTGGGGCGATGGCTCGTCGGCTTATTCGTTGTCGGAGTTTGATACCTTTGCACGTCATGGGTTGGCGCCGATCGCTGTGGTCGGAAACGACGCGAGTTGGGCCCAGATTGCCCGTGACCAGGTCGAGATTCTGGGAACACCACTTGGCACCGTGCTCGAGCGAACTGAGTACCACAAAGTTGCCGAGGGTTATGGCGGGGTGGGGCTCCTTCTCACCAAGCCTCAGGATATCGACAAAACCATCGCAAAAGCCAAGAAGTTGGCCGCGCAGGGAAAACCCGTGCTCATCAATGTCCATATCGGTGGCAGCGACTTCCGCAAGGGTTCCATCTCCATTTGA